A genome region from Dolichospermum compactum NIES-806 includes the following:
- a CDS encoding NAD(P)H-hydrate dehydratase encodes MTKEKFIVTADQMRQIEARIFTAGMPVAALMEKVGGLICQRLQAIISPGKCIGILVGPGHNGGDALVVARELHFRGYHVWIYQPFSKLKELTSQHFQYTQSLKIPCYQEISQLPSYDFLIDGLFGFGLEREITDSIAAAVNYFNSKNQPIISIDIPSGLHTDTGEVLGTAIQATHTFCLGLWKQGLLQEQALPYIGKAELIDFDIPLADIHAVIGDIPKIKRITQTTALSTLPLPRPLITHKYKQGHLLLICGSRRYAGGAILTGLGARASGVGMLSIAVPESLKMLLASQLPEALIIGCPETETGAIAHLPFVGCVSGSVTHLTDLNSFTAIACGPGLTKDNISIIPEIIQCQCPLVLDADALNILTQIGTIPTLKQRKSAIILTPHTGEFQRLFPNIDHTDRIKAIQTAAEESGAIVLLKGARTAISNPQGNVWINPESTPALARGGSGDVLTGLLGGLLAQIMNKEIFIEDIVATAAWWHSQAGILAAQTRTELGVDAFTLTQYLIPVLKQYYSERYK; translated from the coding sequence ATGACAAAAGAAAAATTTATTGTTACCGCAGACCAAATGCGGCAGATTGAAGCCAGAATATTTACAGCAGGAATGCCTGTAGCTGCCTTAATGGAAAAAGTAGGAGGATTAATTTGCCAACGCTTACAGGCTATTATTTCTCCAGGAAAATGTATAGGAATTTTAGTTGGTCCTGGTCATAATGGAGGAGATGCCTTAGTAGTAGCGCGTGAATTGCATTTTCGCGGTTATCACGTTTGGATTTATCAACCTTTTTCTAAATTAAAAGAATTAACTTCTCAACATTTCCAATATACACAAAGTTTAAAAATCCCCTGTTATCAAGAAATTTCCCAATTACCAAGTTATGATTTTTTAATTGATGGTTTATTTGGGTTTGGTTTAGAAAGAGAAATTACTGATTCTATCGCTGCGGCAGTTAATTATTTTAATAGCAAAAATCAACCCATTATTAGTATTGATATACCTTCAGGTTTACATACAGACACAGGGGAAGTTTTAGGAACAGCAATTCAAGCAACTCATACATTTTGCTTGGGTTTATGGAAACAAGGTTTATTACAAGAACAAGCATTACCTTATATTGGTAAAGCCGAATTAATTGATTTTGATATTCCCCTGGCAGATATTCATGCTGTGATCGGCGACATTCCCAAAATCAAACGGATTACACAAACAACAGCATTATCCACGTTACCTTTACCCCGTCCCCTAATTACTCACAAATACAAACAAGGACATTTATTATTAATTTGTGGTTCTCGACGTTATGCCGGTGGAGCAATTTTAACAGGTTTAGGTGCGCGAGCCTCTGGTGTGGGAATGTTATCAATTGCTGTTCCAGAATCCTTAAAAATGTTATTAGCTTCCCAGTTACCAGAAGCATTAATTATTGGTTGTCCTGAAACAGAAACAGGAGCGATCGCTCATTTACCATTTGTAGGGTGTGTTAGTGGCAGCGTAACGCACCTCACAGATTTAAACTCATTTACTGCGATCGCTTGCGGACCGGGTTTAACTAAAGATAATATATCTATTATTCCCGAAATAATTCAATGTCAATGTCCTCTAGTTCTGGATGCTGATGCTCTAAATATTTTGACACAAATAGGCACTATCCCCACCCTAAAACAGCGAAAATCAGCCATCATCCTCACACCCCATACCGGAGAATTTCAACGGTTATTTCCGAATATTGACCACACAGACAGAATCAAAGCCATCCAAACAGCAGCCGAAGAGAGTGGCGCTATAGTCCTATTAAAAGGGGCAAGAACAGCCATATCTAATCCCCAAGGTAATGTTTGGATAAATCCTGAAAGTACCCCAGCCTTAGCTCGTGGAGGCAGTGGTGACGTATTAACTGGTTTATTAGGTGGACTATTAGCGCAAATTATGAATAAAGAAATTTTTATAGAAGATATAGTCGCAACTGCCGCTTGGTGGCATTCCCAAGCCGGAATTTTAGCAGCACAAACAAGAACAGAACTGGGAGTTGATGCCTTTACACTCACACAATATTTAATACCAGTTTTGAAGCAATATTATAGTGAGCGGTACAAATAA
- the rplL gene encoding 50S ribosomal protein L7/L12 produces MSAATEQILEQLKSLTLLEASELVKQIEEAFGVSAAATGGGMMMMAAPGAAPAEAVEEKTEFDAILDSVPADKKIAVLKIVREITGLGLKEAKDLVEAAPKAVKEAVTKDAAEDIKKRIEEAGGKVTVK; encoded by the coding sequence ATGTCTGCTGCAACCGAACAAATTTTAGAACAATTGAAATCTTTGACCTTATTAGAAGCTTCTGAATTGGTTAAGCAAATCGAAGAAGCTTTTGGTGTTAGTGCTGCTGCTACTGGTGGTGGCATGATGATGATGGCTGCTCCTGGTGCTGCTCCTGCTGAAGCAGTGGAAGAGAAGACTGAATTTGATGCAATTTTGGATTCTGTACCTGCCGATAAGAAGATTGCCGTCTTGAAGATCGTTCGTGAAATCACCGGTCTAGGTCTGAAAGAAGCTAAGGACTTGGTAGAAGCTGCTCCTAAAGCTGTTAAGGAAGCTGTAACTAAGGACGCTGCTGAAGATATTAAGAAGCGGATTGAAGAAGCTGGTGGTAAGGTAACAGTTAAGTAA
- the rplJ gene encoding 50S ribosomal protein L10, with protein MGRTLENKKEIVADLKESLSVSTLALVIDYQGLTVAEITDLRRQLRPSGAICKVTKNTFMGIAIKDQEQWQPMSELLNGSSAFLLVKEDLSAIKAYQAFQKATKKTEIRGGVMEGRVLSEADVKALGDLPSKEQLMAQIAGAINGVATKLAVGINEVPSSLARALKAVAEKENGDSSESATES; from the coding sequence ATGGGAAGAACGTTAGAAAACAAGAAAGAGATAGTAGCTGATCTCAAAGAAAGTTTGAGTGTGTCAACTTTAGCACTGGTAATTGATTATCAGGGGCTAACAGTTGCTGAAATCACCGATTTGCGTCGGCAACTCCGTCCTAGTGGTGCTATCTGTAAGGTGACAAAAAACACCTTTATGGGTATTGCGATTAAGGATCAGGAACAATGGCAGCCAATGTCAGAATTACTGAATGGTTCTTCTGCATTCCTGTTAGTTAAAGAAGATTTATCTGCGATTAAAGCTTACCAAGCATTCCAAAAAGCCACCAAGAAAACAGAAATTCGCGGTGGTGTGATGGAAGGTCGTGTCCTGAGTGAAGCTGATGTCAAGGCTCTAGGAGACTTGCCGTCTAAGGAACAACTCATGGCGCAAATTGCTGGAGCAATCAATGGTGTAGCTACCAAGCTGGCTGTTGGTATCAACGAAGTTCCCAGTTCCTTGGCTCGCGCTTTAAAAGCTGTTGCTGAAAAAGAAAATGGCGATAGTTCTGAAAGTGCTACCGAAAGTTAG
- the rplA gene encoding 50S ribosomal protein L1 — MAKKVSRRLQALLEKVENRDYTPLEALALLKETATAKFPEAAEAHIRLGIDPKYTDQQLRTTVALPKGTGQIIRVAVIARGEKVTEATNAGADIAGSEELIEDIQKGMMDFDKLIATPDVMPQVAKLGKLLGPRGLMPSPKGGTVTFDVASAIAEFKAGKLEYRADRTGIVHVMFGKTAFSPEDLLINLKALQESIDRNRPSGAKGRYWRSLYISSTMGPSIAIDISALRELKITDAA, encoded by the coding sequence ATGGCAAAAAAAGTATCACGCCGCTTACAGGCGTTGCTAGAAAAGGTAGAAAATAGGGATTATACACCCTTAGAAGCATTAGCTTTGTTAAAAGAAACAGCAACTGCTAAGTTTCCTGAAGCTGCTGAAGCTCATATTCGTTTAGGAATTGATCCTAAATATACAGACCAACAGTTGCGGACAACGGTGGCACTACCTAAGGGTACAGGACAGATTATCCGGGTAGCAGTTATCGCTAGAGGTGAAAAAGTCACAGAAGCAACTAACGCTGGTGCTGATATTGCTGGTTCTGAAGAACTCATTGAAGATATTCAGAAAGGCATGATGGACTTTGATAAGCTGATTGCTACGCCGGATGTGATGCCACAGGTAGCAAAGCTGGGTAAATTATTGGGTCCACGTGGTTTGATGCCTTCACCCAAGGGGGGAACAGTGACATTTGATGTTGCTAGTGCGATCGCTGAGTTCAAAGCTGGTAAATTAGAATATCGGGCTGATCGGACTGGGATCGTCCATGTTATGTTTGGTAAGACTGCTTTTTCACCTGAAGATTTGTTAATCAATCTGAAGGCATTACAAGAGTCAATTGACCGTAACCGTCCTTCGGGTGCTAAGGGTCGTTATTGGCGCTCATTGTATATATCCTCGACAATGGGTCCATCAATTGCTATTGACATCAGCGCCTTAAGAGAGTTAAAAATAACTGACGCTGCATAA
- the rplK gene encoding 50S ribosomal protein L11, translated as MAKKVVAVIKLALNAGKANPAPPVGPALGQHGVNIMMFCKEYNAKTADQAGMVIPVEISVYEDRSFTFVLKTPPASVLIRKAAKIERGSNEPNKKKVGSISRTQLREIAQTKLPDLNANDIDAAMNIVEGTAKNMGVTVTD; from the coding sequence ATGGCGAAGAAAGTAGTAGCGGTCATTAAATTGGCCCTGAATGCTGGGAAAGCCAACCCAGCACCGCCAGTTGGTCCTGCGTTGGGTCAACATGGTGTTAACATCATGATGTTCTGCAAAGAGTACAATGCCAAAACAGCAGACCAAGCCGGGATGGTTATACCTGTAGAAATTTCTGTTTATGAAGATAGAAGTTTTACATTTGTCCTCAAAACTCCACCAGCATCAGTATTGATTCGCAAGGCAGCGAAGATTGAAAGAGGCTCAAATGAACCCAACAAAAAGAAAGTTGGTAGCATTAGCAGAACGCAATTACGGGAAATTGCTCAAACCAAGCTTCCTGACCTCAACGCCAATGATATTGATGCAGCCATGAATATCGTGGAAGGAACTGCTAAAAACATGGGCGTAACAGTTACAGATTAG
- the nusG gene encoding transcription termination/antitermination protein NusG — protein sequence MTSATDEPRNSELQLEETLLTAMKEARWYAVQVASGCEKRVKTNLEQRIQTFDVADKIIQVEIPHTPTVKIRKDGKRLPSEEKVFPGYVLVRMVMSDDTWQVVRNTSHVINFVGAEQKRGSGRGRGHVKPVPLNPSEVERIFKQALEQEPVVKIDMASGDKIVVLSGPFKDFEGEVIEVSPERSKLKALLSIFGRDTPVELEFNQVKKQS from the coding sequence ATGACTTCTGCAACAGACGAACCACGCAACTCCGAGTTGCAGTTAGAGGAAACACTCTTAACAGCGATGAAAGAAGCACGCTGGTATGCAGTGCAAGTAGCCTCTGGCTGTGAGAAACGGGTGAAGACAAATTTAGAGCAACGTATCCAAACTTTTGATGTCGCCGACAAAATCATCCAAGTGGAAATTCCCCACACCCCGACGGTGAAAATCCGTAAGGATGGTAAACGGCTACCTTCAGAAGAAAAGGTTTTCCCTGGTTATGTGCTAGTCCGAATGGTAATGAGTGATGATACATGGCAAGTGGTAAGAAACACCTCTCATGTCATTAACTTTGTGGGTGCAGAGCAAAAGCGTGGTAGCGGTAGAGGTCGTGGTCACGTTAAGCCGGTTCCCCTGAATCCTTCGGAAGTTGAACGCATATTCAAACAAGCCTTGGAACAAGAGCCAGTAGTCAAAATTGATATGGCTTCAGGTGATAAGATAGTTGTGCTTTCGGGTCCATTTAAGGATTTTGAAGGTGAGGTGATTGAAGTTTCCCCAGAACGGAGTAAACTAAAAGCTCTACTCTCGATCTTTGGAAGAGATACACCAGTAGAATTGGAATTTAATCAGGTTAAAAAACAGAGCTAA
- the secE gene encoding preprotein translocase subunit SecE, protein MAKKNEAEMPETENGFNLNNFFQGTKEELEKVIWPSRKQLVSESAAVLLMVTLSASLIYLVDGLFAWAAKQVF, encoded by the coding sequence GTGGCCAAAAAAAATGAAGCAGAGATGCCAGAAACCGAAAATGGGTTTAACTTAAACAATTTTTTCCAGGGTACAAAGGAAGAACTTGAGAAAGTGATTTGGCCCAGTCGGAAACAGTTGGTAAGTGAATCTGCCGCTGTACTATTAATGGTTACACTCTCCGCATCTTTGATATATTTGGTCGATGGATTGTTCGCTTGGGCAGCAAAACAGGTGTTCTGA
- the rplS gene encoding 50S ribosomal protein L19: MNAQEIIRSIEAEQMKSDLPDIYVGDTIKVGVKIQEGNKFRVQPYEGVVIAMRNGGINETITVRKVFQGVGVERVFLLHSPLVESIKVLRRGKVRRAKLYYLRNLVGKATRIKQRFDRPL; the protein is encoded by the coding sequence ATGAACGCGCAAGAGATTATTCGCTCAATTGAAGCGGAACAGATGAAATCTGATTTACCCGATATCTATGTCGGTGACACAATCAAGGTCGGAGTCAAAATTCAGGAAGGCAATAAATTCCGTGTGCAACCTTACGAAGGTGTAGTTATAGCCATGCGGAATGGTGGCATCAACGAAACTATTACAGTCCGTAAGGTTTTCCAAGGTGTGGGTGTAGAAAGAGTATTTTTGCTTCATTCTCCCTTGGTTGAAAGCATTAAAGTATTGCGTCGTGGTAAAGTTAGACGTGCTAAATTGTACTATCTACGCAACCTAGTCGGCAAGGCAACCCGCATTAAACAAAGATTTGACCGCCCTTTGTGA
- the hflX gene encoding GTPase HflX, producing METIFGNVQGLKSSQLKQLQRLYHQRISGDCITTTDFAQRLAAISTEINQPICVYINRRGQVIRVGVGTPRQTQIPPLELPRYGAERLSGIRCLSTHLKSEPPNEAALTAMALQRLDALVVLNITGGGFTKRGGGSTGYVKEAYLAHLVANSKQLVATQSSGMIVPDAIMCSNISPPLSLDALADQDFLSLVEGLEEEFSQEFVAQEVDTDHDRVLIVGVLTENTNPQQFQDIIVELTRLVDTAGGTVLQVLQQKRSRIHPQTVIGEGKVQEAALTAQTLGANLVVFDRDLSPSQVRNLEAQIGVRVVDRTEVILDIFAQRAQSGAGKLQVELAQLEYMMPRLTGRGQSMSRLGGGIGTRGPGETKLETERRAIQKRISRLQQEVNQLQAHRCRLRQRRQHREVPSVALVGYTNAGKSTLLNALTNSEVYTADQLFATLDPTTRRLMLPHAETGAPQETLMTDTVGFIHELPASLVDAFRATLEEVTEADALLHLVDLSHPAWLSHIRSVRDILAQMPITPGPALVAFNKIDQVSSETLALAREEFPLAVFISASQRLGLETLRQRLSLLIEYAVGDD from the coding sequence ATAGAGACTATCTTTGGCAATGTTCAAGGTTTAAAGTCCAGTCAGCTAAAACAACTCCAGCGACTGTACCACCAGCGGATATCAGGCGATTGTATTACTACAACTGATTTTGCTCAACGTCTGGCAGCAATTAGTACGGAAATTAATCAACCTATTTGTGTTTACATTAACCGTCGCGGACAAGTGATTCGGGTTGGTGTAGGTACTCCGCGTCAAACTCAAATTCCGCCTCTAGAGTTACCCCGTTATGGTGCAGAACGTCTGAGCGGTATTCGTTGTTTATCTACCCATCTTAAGTCAGAACCACCAAATGAAGCAGCCTTGACGGCGATGGCTTTACAAAGGTTGGATGCTTTAGTAGTTTTAAATATTACTGGAGGAGGATTTACAAAGCGTGGTGGTGGTTCAACTGGGTACGTGAAAGAAGCTTATTTAGCGCATCTAGTAGCTAATAGTAAACAATTAGTTGCGACTCAATCTTCTGGCATGATTGTTCCTGATGCTATAATGTGTTCTAATATATCACCGCCGCTGAGTTTAGATGCTTTAGCCGATCAGGACTTTCTCAGCTTAGTGGAAGGTTTAGAAGAAGAATTTAGCCAGGAGTTTGTAGCTCAAGAGGTAGATACTGATCATGATCGGGTGCTAATTGTTGGGGTATTAACAGAAAATACCAATCCGCAACAATTCCAGGACATTATTGTGGAATTAACTCGGTTAGTAGATACGGCTGGTGGTACTGTACTACAAGTATTACAACAAAAGCGATCGCGCATTCATCCCCAAACAGTTATCGGTGAAGGTAAAGTCCAAGAAGCTGCTCTCACAGCGCAAACTCTGGGCGCTAACTTGGTAGTATTTGATCGTGATCTTTCACCCTCCCAAGTTCGCAATTTAGAAGCGCAAATTGGTGTTAGAGTAGTTGACCGTACCGAAGTAATTTTAGATATTTTTGCCCAACGCGCTCAATCTGGTGCAGGTAAATTACAGGTGGAACTGGCGCAGTTAGAGTATATGATGCCACGACTCACTGGTAGAGGTCAATCCATGTCCAGATTAGGAGGTGGTATTGGTACAAGAGGACCTGGTGAAACCAAGCTAGAAACAGAACGCCGAGCTATTCAAAAACGCATTTCTCGACTCCAACAAGAAGTTAATCAATTACAAGCACATCGTTGTAGATTAAGGCAACGGCGACAACATCGAGAAGTTCCTTCGGTGGCGTTGGTGGGTTATACTAATGCTGGTAAATCTACCTTACTCAACGCTCTTACCAACTCAGAAGTATACACCGCTGACCAACTGTTTGCTACCCTTGACCCAACTACGCGGCGGTTAATGCTTCCTCATGCGGAAACGGGCGCACCCCAGGAAACTTTGATGACCGATACTGTAGGGTTTATCCATGAGTTACCCGCATCTTTAGTGGATGCCTTTCGGGCAACTTTGGAGGAGGTAACAGAAGCGGATGCTTTATTGCATTTGGTGGATTTATCTCATCCGGCTTGGTTAAGTCATATTCGCTCAGTGCGGGATATATTAGCACAAATGCCAATTACACCAGGACCAGCGTTAGTGGCTTTTAATAAAATTGATCAAGTTAGTAGTGAAACACTAGCTTTGGCTAGGGAAGAGTTTCCTTTAGCTGTGTTTATTTCTGCTAGTCAGCGGTTAGGACTGGAAACTCTGCGTCAGCGGTTATCTCTATTGATTGAGTACGCTGTTGGTGATGATTAA
- a CDS encoding bifunctional serine/threonine-protein kinase/formylglycine-generating enzyme family protein, with amino-acid sequence MSQCLNPTCLHQNPQGTNFCEKCGSKILLDDRYRPIKFLGEGGFGRTFQAIDEKRLNTPCVIKQFLPQQAGSAALAKATELFQQEAQRLQELGKHPQIPDLEAFFPQDGRLYLVQDFIDGQNLLQESENQGKLKEPQIRNILTELLPVLQFIHDNKVIHRDIKPENIIRSKTGKLFLIDFGVSKETSGTILTRVGTITGTPGYAPPEQFRGMVYHSSDLYSLAVTCVRLLTGHFQEADGADELFDNRKMQWQWQKYVSLSQELTTVLETMLQDIPAYRYDSAAEVLAALANQKTIVIPTPTTPPKPPANINVNINPQSSFTEDLGKGVKLEMIAIPGGTFLMGSPENEAERLSYESPQHQVTVPSFFIGKYQLTQAQYQAIMGANPASFKGNNRPVENVSWDDAVAFCKKLNQKTGKNYRLPSEAEWEYACRAGTKTAFSFGDNITTDLVNYDGNYSYKSAAKGKYRQQTTDVGTFPPNPFGLYDMHGNVWEWCEDDWHENYINAPTDGSAWNSRSGSHKLLRGASWFNLPAHCRSAYRYNIDRDSRYDSLGFRVVCFSAARTL; translated from the coding sequence ATGAGCCAATGCCTTAACCCCACCTGTCTTCATCAAAATCCCCAGGGTACTAACTTTTGTGAAAAGTGTGGGAGTAAAATCCTTTTAGATGATCGTTATCGTCCCATTAAATTTCTCGGAGAAGGTGGTTTTGGCAGAACATTTCAAGCAATAGATGAAAAAAGATTAAATACACCCTGCGTCATTAAACAATTTTTACCCCAACAAGCTGGAAGTGCGGCTTTAGCAAAAGCCACCGAATTATTTCAACAAGAAGCCCAAAGACTGCAAGAACTAGGAAAACATCCCCAAATACCAGACTTAGAAGCCTTCTTTCCCCAAGATGGTAGACTTTATTTAGTCCAAGACTTTATTGATGGTCAAAACTTATTACAAGAATCTGAAAATCAAGGTAAATTAAAAGAACCACAAATCAGAAATATCCTGACAGAATTATTACCAGTTTTACAATTTATTCATGATAACAAAGTCATTCATCGAGACATCAAACCAGAAAATATTATTAGGAGTAAAACTGGTAAATTATTTCTAATTGATTTTGGCGTTTCCAAAGAAACAAGTGGAACTATTTTAACTAGAGTGGGGACTATTACAGGTACTCCTGGATATGCTCCCCCAGAACAGTTTCGGGGTATGGTTTATCATAGTAGTGATCTCTATAGTTTAGCTGTTACCTGTGTCAGATTATTGACAGGACATTTTCAAGAAGCTGATGGTGCAGATGAATTATTTGATAATAGAAAAATGCAATGGCAATGGCAAAAGTATGTTTCTTTAAGTCAAGAATTAACAACGGTATTAGAAACCATGTTGCAAGATATTCCTGCTTATCGTTATGACTCAGCAGCAGAAGTTTTAGCAGCATTAGCGAATCAAAAAACAATAGTTATTCCCACACCCACAACCCCACCCAAACCACCAGCAAATATTAACGTAAATATCAATCCCCAATCATCATTTACAGAAGACTTAGGAAAAGGTGTCAAATTAGAAATGATAGCCATACCCGGAGGAACTTTTCTCATGGGTTCACCGGAAAATGAAGCAGAAAGATTGAGTTATGAAAGTCCTCAACATCAAGTCACAGTTCCCAGCTTCTTTATAGGCAAATATCAATTGACACAGGCACAATATCAAGCTATCATGGGTGCTAATCCCGCTTCCTTCAAAGGCAATAATCGCCCCGTTGAAAATGTCAGTTGGGATGATGCAGTTGCATTCTGCAAAAAGTTAAATCAAAAGACAGGAAAAAATTACAGATTGCCCAGTGAAGCCGAATGGGAGTATGCTTGTAGAGCCGGGACAAAAACGGCATTTTCCTTTGGTGACAATATCACCACAGATTTAGTCAATTACGATGGTAATTACTCCTACAAGTCCGCCGCAAAAGGCAAATATCGCCAACAAACCACAGATGTAGGAACTTTTCCCCCTAACCCTTTTGGTTTGTACGATATGCACGGAAACGTCTGGGAATGGTGCGAAGATGACTGGCATGAAAATTATATAAATGCGCCTACAGATGGCAGTGCTTGGAATAGTCGAAGCGGAAGTCATAAGCTGCTGCGCGGTGCTTCGTGGTTCAACCTTCCTGCACACTGCCGTTCTGCCTACCGCTACAACATCGACCGCGATAGCAGGTACGACTCTCTCGGTTTTCGCGTTGTCTGTTTTAGTGCGGCGAGGACTTTGTAG
- a CDS encoding DUF2854 domain-containing protein, which yields MLGRISLGTLGLTIGTILTITGFVAYFVDNATLNLVGFFYGFPLLLGGLALKANELKPVPFSQTTTPSILELRKQQATVTQTKIRKDITRNCYGQKAHLDVALAYLGLSPTDDARPIVTGLRETEINGAYTLILEFDSPLITFDTWQQKQEKMTKYFGPGVEVSIKQPREDCIELSLMKI from the coding sequence ATGCTCGGCAGAATTTCTTTAGGAACACTTGGCTTAACAATAGGTACTATACTCACCATAACAGGTTTTGTTGCCTACTTTGTAGATAATGCCACCCTCAATCTAGTGGGATTTTTCTATGGATTTCCCCTATTACTGGGAGGTTTAGCCCTAAAAGCCAATGAACTTAAACCTGTACCCTTCAGCCAAACTACCACACCATCCATCCTCGAACTCAGAAAGCAACAAGCAACAGTTACACAGACCAAAATCCGCAAAGACATCACCCGCAACTGTTATGGGCAAAAAGCTCATTTAGATGTAGCCCTAGCCTATCTAGGTTTAAGTCCCACCGATGACGCAAGACCAATAGTAACAGGTTTACGAGAAACCGAAATTAATGGGGCTTATACCTTAATTCTAGAATTCGATTCACCACTCATCACCTTTGATACCTGGCAACAAAAGCAGGAAAAAATGACCAAATATTTTGGACCAGGTGTAGAAGTCAGCATTAAACAGCCTAGAGAGGACTGCATTGAACTGTCCTTGATGAAGATTTAA
- a CDS encoding response regulator, translating into MLMLSKELSKLRVLVVDDHELTRLSLQLIFSIQENMYVVGLASNGQEAIDMVKCHQPDVIILDLQMPIMDGWTASNYIKVISPNTQILAYSSIDELSFQNHKTKHQFDKVCTKDIPTKELITLVKQLGSKRSYSSFFE; encoded by the coding sequence ATGTTAATGTTGTCCAAAGAGCTTTCTAAATTGCGCGTTCTTGTAGTTGATGATCATGAACTCACTCGTTTAAGTCTCCAACTAATTTTTTCTATTCAAGAAAATATGTACGTTGTTGGTTTAGCTAGTAATGGTCAAGAAGCTATAGACATGGTTAAATGCCATCAACCTGATGTGATAATTCTTGATTTACAAATGCCGATAATGGATGGTTGGACAGCATCTAATTACATTAAAGTCATATCTCCAAATACTCAAATTTTGGCTTATTCCTCAATAGATGAATTATCTTTTCAAAATCACAAAACTAAACATCAATTTGATAAAGTTTGCACAAAAGATATTCCCACAAAAGAACTCATCACATTAGTTAAACAATTAGGCAGTAAACGTAGTTATTCTTCATTTTTTGAATAA